From one Thermomicrobiales bacterium genomic stretch:
- a CDS encoding RusA family crossover junction endodeoxyribonuclease, producing MKTLRLTLPLPPSVNNQYVTVGRRRVLSSEAKAFRKDTRVIIQRLLEQGTIGEGWLDEVRGRPFACDLAFYFETPFKRDLDGGLKIALDALCDCLDLDDRHVVSLTLEKRIDPLRPRLELELGPALDWQMDQEYVLLE from the coding sequence GTGAAGACTCTGCGACTGACCCTTCCGCTGCCACCGAGCGTCAACAACCAGTACGTCACGGTTGGCCGCCGTCGGGTGCTCAGCAGCGAGGCAAAGGCATTCCGCAAGGACACCCGTGTCATCATCCAGCGGCTATTGGAGCAGGGCACAATCGGCGAGGGCTGGCTCGACGAAGTGCGTGGCCGGCCGTTCGCCTGCGACCTTGCCTTCTACTTCGAGACCCCGTTCAAGCGTGATCTCGACGGTGGCCTCAAGATCGCGCTCGACGCGCTCTGCGACTGCCTCGACCTTGACGATCGCCACGTCGTCTCGCTGACCCTCGAAAAACGGATCGACCCGCTTCGCCCACGGCTGGAGCTGGAGCTCGGGCCAGCGCTCGATTGGCAGATGGACCAGGAATACGTGCTGCTGGAGTAG
- a CDS encoding cellulase family glycosylhydrolase — protein sequence MTDTGDAGRMLRPRPRERRWFRVLRVVLHVAALGGLAMAIVGSYVAEPYFTRGAETGSTWDPIPWTGENPMAVNTFLNDEPDPANVERTLDMVRDGGFGMIRQLVGWYEIEPQPGVFVDAQGRSTWEKYDRIVDGAAARGIDVLARLEKPPAWALAGRPNPAIEGPPDNLADYGAFVERFVERYRGKVRFVQIWNEPNLKGEWGGGPIDPEAYVQLLKVGYEAAKHADPDIVVVMAGLAPTDQLGPSNLSDLLFLQQMYDAGAASYFDVAAAMVYGYGYSPWDRRVSFERNNFSRPIQTREIMERNGDRDKPLWAVEYGWVSLPSGWAGDPSPWGKPVSETTQADYLVQGYLRAQSEWPWMGRMAVWALRFPSQPDDPDQAHNPTRGFGIVNHDFSPQPAYTALQRAAPTIHATGVGSHPFSNAQVERLLDRESVKLRVVGDRIDLVAGGAGTFGVTIDGVERGDVRLDDTGRVTLARGLGDGVHDVVLRASPSSGANLVPIGFIVSASSIQGWIYPWINGALAVAIVLNIASVVWMIRDYRAQRARSG from the coding sequence GTGACAGACACCGGTGATGCCGGGCGGATGCTGCGCCCGCGTCCGCGCGAGCGGCGCTGGTTTCGTGTGCTGCGCGTCGTGCTTCACGTAGCCGCGCTGGGTGGGCTGGCAATGGCCATCGTCGGGTCATACGTTGCCGAACCATACTTCACCCGTGGTGCCGAGACGGGGTCGACCTGGGACCCGATTCCCTGGACCGGCGAAAACCCGATGGCGGTCAACACCTTCCTGAACGACGAGCCGGATCCGGCGAACGTCGAGCGGACGCTGGATATGGTGCGTGATGGCGGGTTCGGCATGATTCGCCAGCTGGTTGGCTGGTACGAGATCGAGCCGCAACCAGGGGTATTCGTCGATGCACAGGGGCGCTCGACCTGGGAGAAGTACGACCGGATCGTCGACGGCGCGGCTGCGCGCGGCATCGATGTGCTGGCGCGGCTGGAGAAGCCGCCAGCCTGGGCGCTGGCCGGCCGGCCGAACCCCGCGATCGAGGGTCCGCCTGACAATCTGGCCGACTATGGCGCATTCGTCGAGCGATTCGTCGAGCGTTATCGCGGCAAGGTTCGCTTCGTCCAGATCTGGAACGAGCCGAATCTCAAGGGGGAGTGGGGCGGTGGGCCGATTGATCCGGAGGCCTACGTCCAACTGCTCAAGGTTGGCTATGAAGCGGCCAAGCACGCAGACCCGGATATCGTCGTTGTGATGGCCGGCCTTGCGCCGACCGACCAGCTCGGCCCGTCCAACCTGAGCGACCTCCTCTTTCTCCAGCAGATGTACGACGCGGGCGCGGCCAGCTACTTCGACGTCGCGGCGGCGATGGTCTATGGGTATGGCTATTCTCCGTGGGATCGTCGCGTTTCCTTCGAGCGCAACAACTTCTCCCGGCCGATCCAGACGCGCGAGATCATGGAGCGCAACGGTGATCGGGACAAGCCGCTCTGGGCGGTCGAGTACGGCTGGGTGTCGTTGCCGAGCGGCTGGGCCGGCGATCCGTCACCCTGGGGCAAGCCAGTGTCGGAGACGACTCAGGCGGACTATCTGGTCCAGGGCTATCTGCGGGCGCAGAGTGAGTGGCCCTGGATGGGCAGGATGGCGGTTTGGGCGTTGCGCTTCCCGTCCCAGCCGGACGACCCGGATCAAGCGCACAACCCGACTCGCGGGTTCGGCATCGTCAATCACGATTTCTCGCCACAGCCGGCCTACACGGCCCTCCAGCGTGCTGCTCCGACGATCCACGCGACCGGAGTCGGGTCGCATCCGTTTTCCAACGCGCAGGTCGAGCGTCTTCTGGATCGCGAGTCGGTCAAGCTCCGCGTCGTCGGGGATCGCATCGACCTGGTGGCCGGCGGCGCTGGGACGTTCGGGGTAACGATCGACGGGGTCGAACGGGGGGATGTCCGGCTTGACGACACCGGCCGCGTCACCCTTGCTCGCGGCCTTGGCGACGGAGTCCACGATGTCGTGCTCCGCGCCAGCCCATCGTCCGGGGCTAATCTCGTTCCGATCGGCTTCATCGTGTCGGCGTCGTCGATCCAGGGCTGGATTTACCCATGGATCAATGGAGCGCTGGCGGTCGCGATCGTCTTGAATATCGCGTCGGTCGTGTGGATGATTCGCGACTACCGAGCGCAACGCGCGCGAAGCGGGTAA
- the apbC gene encoding iron-sulfur cluster carrier protein ApbC, which produces MSGLTQELVIEAIRPVQDPDFRRSLVELNMVKEVVVDGGAVKIHVELTTPACPLKGKIESDLREAAAPLPGMTSLEIEFSSRVRASGRGAPDKTPIPGVKNTIAVASGKGGVGKSTVAVNLAVALAQDGARVGLLDADVYGPSIPLMMGTSARPFMNNNKIIPLEAFGVKLMSIGFLLDANRALIWRGPLVAQLINQFLNEVDWGELDYLIIDLPPGTGDVQLTLVQKIPLSGAVIVTTPQDVALADAIKGIQMFQEVKTPILGIVENMSFFVCPHCGERSEIFGFGGGERTAERYEVPLLGRIPLDTAIRQGGDIGHPIIVSEPESPPAEAFRAAARESARKLAIDAVEKPRRATIMLKQAG; this is translated from the coding sequence ATGTCAGGACTTACCCAGGAGTTAGTGATCGAGGCGATCCGGCCGGTCCAGGATCCGGACTTTCGCCGCAGCCTCGTCGAGCTGAATATGGTTAAGGAGGTCGTTGTCGATGGCGGCGCGGTGAAAATCCACGTCGAGCTGACGACGCCGGCCTGCCCGCTGAAGGGCAAGATCGAAAGCGACTTGCGCGAGGCAGCTGCGCCACTGCCGGGGATGACGAGCCTCGAGATCGAGTTCAGCTCCCGCGTGCGAGCCAGCGGGCGTGGCGCGCCGGACAAGACGCCAATCCCCGGCGTCAAGAACACAATCGCCGTTGCGTCTGGCAAGGGCGGCGTCGGCAAGTCGACGGTTGCCGTCAACCTCGCCGTCGCGCTGGCTCAGGATGGCGCTCGCGTCGGCCTGCTGGACGCTGACGTCTACGGCCCGAGCATCCCGCTGATGATGGGCACCAGCGCCCGGCCATTCATGAACAACAACAAGATTATCCCGTTGGAAGCATTCGGCGTAAAGCTGATGTCGATCGGCTTCCTGCTCGATGCCAACCGGGCCCTGATCTGGCGCGGCCCGCTTGTCGCCCAGCTCATCAACCAGTTCCTCAACGAGGTTGACTGGGGCGAGCTGGACTATCTGATCATCGACCTGCCGCCCGGCACCGGGGATGTCCAGCTGACGCTGGTCCAGAAGATCCCACTATCCGGCGCGGTCATCGTCACGACCCCGCAGGACGTTGCGCTGGCCGACGCGATCAAGGGCATCCAGATGTTCCAGGAGGTGAAGACGCCGATCCTGGGCATCGTCGAGAACATGTCCTTCTTCGTCTGCCCGCACTGCGGAGAGCGATCGGAGATCTTCGGCTTCGGCGGCGGCGAGCGCACTGCCGAGCGGTACGAGGTGCCACTGCTGGGCCGCATTCCGCTCGACACCGCCATCCGTCAGGGTGGCGATATCGGTCACCCGATCATCGTCTCCGAGCCCGAGTCGCCGCCGGCCGAGGCCTTCCGCGCCGCCGCGCGCGAATCCGCCCGCAAGCTGGCGATCGACGCCGTCGAAAAGCCGCGCCGCGCGACGATCATGCTCAAGCAGGCGGGGTAG